A portion of the Deinococcus peraridilitoris DSM 19664 genome contains these proteins:
- the dinB gene encoding DNA polymerase IV — translation MNEWPELTPQDRGRPRKIIHADADAFFASVEVRDNPKLKGQALAVAWKGPRSVVTTATYEARKYGVRSAMPLRTALARCPHLLVVEPRMDAYREASRLMQGVFLEYTDLVEPLSLDEAYLDVTHPRQGGPSATRIAQHIKREVHKRTDGLTVTAGVSSSKFVAKLASSMNKPDGLTVIVPEQVDELVAKLPVSDFYGIGPKTAERMATLGVRTGADLRRVSLQDLLAHFGKSGEHYYQIARGIDERPVDPRDDRKSVGAEETFDQDEGNLEKLHLALAPIAGRVQARLARHALAGRVVTLKVKFHSFELLTRRVTLPVPVKDAREVLRVASTLLTEELLAGRPVRLLGISVSALEDENGSRTFQLPLFELF, via the coding sequence ATGAATGAGTGGCCGGAGCTTACTCCTCAAGATCGAGGTCGCCCCCGCAAGATCATTCACGCCGACGCCGACGCCTTCTTCGCCTCCGTAGAAGTCCGCGACAACCCAAAACTGAAAGGCCAGGCGCTGGCGGTCGCCTGGAAAGGCCCGCGCAGTGTCGTCACCACCGCCACCTATGAAGCCAGGAAGTACGGCGTGCGCAGCGCCATGCCGCTCCGGACGGCCCTCGCACGCTGCCCGCACCTGCTGGTCGTCGAACCCCGCATGGACGCCTACCGCGAAGCCAGCCGCCTCATGCAGGGCGTTTTCCTGGAGTACACCGATCTGGTGGAACCTTTGTCACTCGATGAAGCCTACCTGGACGTCACCCATCCCCGACAAGGCGGTCCATCTGCCACCCGCATCGCGCAACACATCAAACGTGAAGTGCACAAACGCACGGATGGCCTGACCGTCACGGCGGGCGTGAGCAGTTCGAAGTTCGTCGCGAAGCTCGCCAGCAGCATGAACAAACCCGACGGCCTGACCGTGATCGTGCCCGAACAGGTGGACGAGCTGGTCGCGAAACTGCCGGTAAGTGACTTTTACGGCATCGGACCGAAAACCGCCGAGCGGATGGCAACCCTGGGAGTGCGGACCGGCGCGGACCTTCGGAGAGTGAGTTTGCAGGACCTGCTGGCGCATTTCGGCAAGAGCGGAGAGCATTATTACCAGATTGCGCGGGGTATCGACGAACGCCCGGTGGATCCAAGGGATGACCGCAAAAGTGTCGGTGCCGAGGAGACCTTCGATCAGGACGAAGGAAACCTGGAGAAGCTCCACCTGGCTCTGGCGCCCATCGCCGGGCGGGTGCAGGCACGGCTCGCCCGGCACGCGCTGGCGGGCCGGGTGGTGACACTGAAAGTCAAGTTTCACTCGTTCGAGCTGCTCACGCGCCGGGTGACGCTGCCCGTGCCCGTCAAGGACGCCCGTGAGGTCCTGCGGGTCGCGTCGACATTACTGACCGAGGAGTTGCTGGCCGGGCGGCCGGTGCGGCTGTTGGGCATCAGCGTGAGTGCCCTGGAAGATGAAAACGGCAGCCGCACCTTCCAGTTGCCACTCTTTGAACTGTTCTGA
- a CDS encoding excinuclease ABC subunit UvrA, with the protein MTFSPESSGFVQVRGAREHNLKDISVSIPRDALVVFTGVSGSGKSSLAFGTLYAEAQRRYLESVSPYARRLFHQVGAPNVDAIHGLPPAVALQQQRGAPTARSSVGSVTTLSNLLRMLYSRAGEYPEGQEIVYAEGFSPNTPEGACPGCHGLGHVYEVTEASMVPDPSLTIRERAVAAWPQAWGGQNQRDILVTLGIDVDVPWRDLPQSTRDWILFTDEQPVVPVYPGLTPEETRQAAERKLSPSYMGTFSSARRHVMHTFAHSESAAMRRRVQRYMIATQCLVCHGKRLRHEALAVTFAGYDITEFSRLPLKQVAELLRPYVEGKERGHTQRADRHPEQVIAQRRMAEDLAARLEVLLNLGLGYLQLERSTPTLSPGELQRLRLGTQLYSNLFGVVYVLDEPSAGLHPADTEALLAALDGLKVAGNSLFVVEHDLNVIRRADWLVDVGPAAGEQGGEILYSGPPKGLRKVTTSQTARYLFREERAELHEPRAPSGWLELSRVTRNNLSKLSVRFPLGVLTAVTGVSGSGKSTLVSQVLVDTLMAHFGQKVISEDEEDAEDTSPVTVAQLGGNLASLARLVRVDQKPIGRTPRSNMATYTGLLDHVRKLFAATPLAKKRKYSAGRFSFNVKGGRCEHCQGEGWVMVELLFLPSVYAPCPVCHGARYDATTLEVEYQGKNIAEVLGMTVDTAWDFFRDDPLVFRTLNTLREVGLSYLRLGQPATELSGGEAQRIKLATELQRNGRGTSIYVLDEPTTGLHPADVQLLIRQLTRLVDTGNTVITVEHDMQVVASSDWVIDIGPGAGDEGGQIVAQGTPREVAQARRSRTAPYLAQALGID; encoded by the coding sequence ATGACGTTCTCTCCCGAGTCTTCCGGCTTCGTGCAGGTGCGTGGTGCGCGGGAACACAACCTCAAGGACATCTCCGTGAGCATTCCACGTGACGCCCTGGTGGTGTTCACCGGAGTGTCCGGGTCAGGGAAATCCTCCCTGGCCTTTGGAACGCTGTATGCCGAGGCACAACGGCGTTATCTCGAATCCGTCTCACCTTACGCCCGGCGCCTGTTTCATCAGGTGGGCGCACCGAACGTGGACGCCATTCATGGCCTGCCTCCTGCCGTCGCCTTGCAACAGCAACGTGGTGCACCAACTGCCCGCTCCTCGGTGGGGAGTGTCACCACCCTGTCAAACCTGCTGCGGATGCTGTATTCCCGTGCGGGGGAGTACCCGGAAGGGCAGGAGATCGTGTACGCCGAGGGGTTCTCACCCAACACCCCGGAAGGAGCCTGCCCGGGGTGTCACGGTCTCGGCCACGTCTATGAAGTGACGGAGGCTTCGATGGTTCCTGATCCGTCACTCACCATCCGCGAGCGGGCCGTGGCGGCCTGGCCGCAAGCCTGGGGCGGACAGAATCAACGCGACATCCTGGTAACGCTCGGCATCGACGTGGACGTGCCCTGGCGGGACCTGCCGCAGTCGACGCGGGACTGGATTCTGTTCACGGACGAGCAACCAGTCGTGCCGGTGTACCCCGGCCTGACTCCTGAAGAAACCCGGCAGGCTGCCGAACGCAAGCTTTCACCCAGCTACATGGGCACGTTCAGCAGCGCCCGGCGGCACGTCATGCATACCTTCGCGCACAGCGAGAGCGCGGCGATGAGGCGGCGCGTGCAGCGCTACATGATCGCTACACAATGCCTGGTCTGTCACGGGAAGCGACTGCGGCACGAAGCCCTGGCGGTCACGTTTGCGGGCTATGACATCACTGAATTCTCGCGCCTGCCGCTCAAGCAGGTGGCCGAGCTCCTGCGCCCGTACGTCGAAGGAAAGGAGCGCGGCCACACCCAGCGCGCCGACCGTCATCCCGAGCAGGTCATCGCGCAGAGACGCATGGCCGAGGATCTGGCCGCCCGCCTCGAGGTGCTGCTCAACCTTGGGCTGGGCTATCTGCAGCTTGAACGTTCGACGCCGACCCTTTCGCCCGGGGAGTTGCAGCGCCTGCGCCTCGGGACACAGCTGTACTCCAATCTGTTCGGCGTCGTCTATGTCCTTGATGAACCGTCGGCGGGACTGCATCCGGCGGATACGGAAGCGCTGCTCGCGGCGCTGGACGGCCTGAAAGTTGCCGGAAACTCCTTGTTCGTCGTCGAGCACGATCTGAACGTCATTCGGCGGGCGGACTGGCTGGTCGACGTGGGGCCCGCCGCAGGGGAGCAGGGCGGTGAAATTCTCTACAGCGGACCGCCAAAGGGCTTGCGCAAAGTGACGACATCCCAGACTGCCCGGTACCTCTTTCGGGAGGAACGTGCTGAACTACACGAGCCCCGCGCACCTTCCGGCTGGCTGGAACTGAGCAGGGTGACACGCAACAACCTGAGCAAGCTCAGTGTCCGCTTTCCACTCGGCGTGCTGACTGCCGTTACGGGTGTCTCGGGCTCAGGCAAATCGACGCTGGTGAGTCAGGTGCTGGTCGATACCCTGATGGCACACTTCGGTCAGAAAGTCATATCAGAGGACGAGGAGGACGCCGAAGACACCTCACCGGTGACCGTCGCGCAGCTTGGCGGGAACCTGGCCTCTCTCGCTCGTCTGGTCAGGGTGGATCAAAAGCCGATCGGTCGAACGCCGAGAAGCAACATGGCCACGTACACCGGTCTGTTGGATCACGTCCGCAAGCTGTTCGCGGCCACTCCACTTGCGAAGAAGCGCAAGTACAGCGCTGGCCGCTTCTCCTTCAACGTGAAGGGTGGCCGCTGCGAGCACTGTCAGGGTGAAGGCTGGGTCATGGTGGAACTGCTGTTCCTGCCGAGCGTATATGCACCGTGCCCGGTCTGCCACGGGGCACGCTATGACGCCACGACCCTTGAAGTCGAGTACCAGGGCAAAAACATCGCGGAGGTACTCGGCATGACGGTGGACACCGCCTGGGATTTTTTCAGAGACGACCCGTTGGTCTTCCGGACACTCAACACCCTCCGCGAGGTGGGGCTAAGTTACCTGCGGCTCGGGCAGCCCGCGACAGAACTCTCCGGTGGTGAAGCGCAGCGCATCAAGCTCGCCACGGAGTTGCAGCGCAACGGTCGGGGTACGAGCATCTATGTCCTGGACGAGCCAACCACCGGACTTCACCCCGCTGACGTGCAACTCCTGATCCGCCAGCTTACTCGGCTGGTCGACACGGGGAACACGGTCATCACCGTCGAACATGACATGCAGGTGGTGGCCAGCAGCGACTGGGTGATTGACATCGGCCCCGGAGCCGGTGACGAAGGCGGGCAGATCGTCGCGCAGGGAACACCGCGGGAAGTGGCGCAGGCGCGACGAAGCCGCACTGCCCCCTACCTGGCTCAGGCCCTCGGTATTGATTGA
- a CDS encoding HD domain-containing protein, with translation MPLSARFESALGYAAQLHAPQKRKGADIPYVAHLLAVTSIALEFGADEDEAIAALLHDAIEDGPENTRRTPADIKADILYRYGSKVLAVVQGCTDAEPLPGQKKPAWQDRKQAYIEHLQHADASARFVSACDKLHNARSILLDYLTHGETVFDRFTGKRDGTLWYYQALVETFQRTDDGSRAGYTHLTAALARTVQALMSEVRA, from the coding sequence ATGCCACTGTCAGCACGCTTCGAGTCGGCCCTCGGTTACGCCGCCCAACTGCACGCTCCGCAGAAACGCAAAGGCGCTGACATCCCGTACGTCGCGCACCTGCTGGCGGTCACGAGCATCGCCCTTGAGTTCGGAGCGGACGAGGACGAAGCCATTGCTGCGCTGCTGCACGACGCCATCGAGGATGGCCCCGAGAACACCAGGCGGACGCCTGCCGACATCAAGGCCGACATCCTGTACCGCTACGGCAGCAAGGTCCTGGCGGTCGTGCAGGGCTGCACCGATGCCGAGCCCCTGCCCGGTCAGAAGAAGCCCGCCTGGCAGGACCGCAAACAGGCGTACATCGAACATCTGCAGCATGCAGATGCTTCCGCCCGGTTCGTGTCCGCCTGCGACAAGCTCCACAACGCCCGCTCGATCCTGCTCGACTACCTCACGCATGGGGAGACCGTCTTCGACCGCTTTACCGGAAAACGGGACGGCACCCTCTGGTACTACCAGGCGCTGGTGGAGACCTTCCAGAGAACCGATGACGGCAGCCGCGCCGGGTACACCCACCTCACTGCGGCACTCGCACGGACTGTGCAGGCCCTCATGTCAGAGGTAAGGGCCTGA
- a CDS encoding transposase, which translates to MTSRKTHSAEFKRDAINRAEYTGHVSGTARDFGVSDAVLRKWIKASQRQGMQAFPGQGRQLSGEQEEIKRLRQENDFCGRKENFQEKPRYVLGRTDAHEDTTRSPSANFYHANPRHHQGHFSQAPSTLNRTIP; encoded by the coding sequence GTGACGAGCCGCAAAACGCACAGCGCCGAATTCAAACGGGATGCCATCAACCGGGCCGAGTACACGGGTCACGTCTCTGGCACGGCCAGAGACTTCGGGGTCAGCGACGCTGTACTGCGCAAGTGGATCAAAGCCTCCCAGCGGCAGGGCATGCAGGCCTTCCCTGGGCAGGGCCGCCAACTCTCGGGTGAGCAGGAAGAAATCAAGCGACTCAGGCAGGAAAACGATTTCTGCGGCAGGAAGGAAAATTTCCAAGAAAAGCCGCGGTATGTCCTGGGCAGGACGGACGCCCATGAGGACACCACACGATCACCTTCCGCCAACTTTTATCACGCAAACCCTCGTCATCATCAGGGTCACTTCTCTCAGGCCCCGTCGACTCTCAACAGGACGATACCGTGA
- a CDS encoding SGNH/GDSL hydrolase family protein, translated as MFTVYTFGDSILDCGRYNPYNIHPAQLIVHNNDTHFPEFKGQDLSSRFPATYEHRAVDGATVDDLPSQTRGLTVDGPAVALLTIGGNDLIRGLSADTGPAVEAFEQKLDRFLQSLPIRPVLLGTVYDPTFGDDRQNFLSTPAGIARRNHKRVNTVITQLGERYGGTVDLHAHFLSGDPSWFTSVIEPSLTGASEVRRAFLHAILASGS; from the coding sequence ATGTTCACCGTTTACACCTTCGGCGACTCCATCCTCGATTGTGGGCGCTACAACCCGTACAACATCCATCCAGCTCAATTGATCGTCCACAACAACGACACTCACTTCCCTGAATTCAAAGGTCAGGACCTCAGCAGCAGGTTCCCTGCAACCTACGAACACCGGGCCGTTGACGGTGCCACCGTCGACGACCTTCCCAGCCAGACACGAGGACTCACCGTCGACGGCCCAGCCGTCGCCCTCCTCACCATTGGTGGAAACGACCTCATTCGGGGCCTCTCAGCAGACACAGGGCCAGCAGTTGAGGCTTTCGAGCAAAAACTCGACCGCTTCCTGCAAAGCCTGCCCATTCGGCCGGTCCTCCTCGGCACCGTGTACGACCCGACCTTTGGCGATGACCGCCAGAACTTCCTGTCCACCCCTGCTGGAATTGCTCGCCGAAACCACAAACGCGTCAATACCGTCATTACTCAGCTGGGAGAACGGTATGGCGGTACGGTCGATCTGCACGCTCATTTCCTGAGCGGCGATCCATCATGGTTCACCAGCGTCATCGAGCCAAGCCTGACCGGCGCTTCTGAAGTTCGCCGCGCCTTCCTTCACGCGATCCTCGCCTCCGGATCGTGA
- a CDS encoding SDR family NAD(P)-dependent oxidoreductase has protein sequence MGISLTGIQAYASAKAAQIGLTRQLAPEPGEWGITVNNVAPRFVRSNPTTEKQWESYGEDGERRLLQDVALKRLGSPEDIAHAVLFFASDFAGWVTEQVLSVDGGK, from the coding sequence TTGGGAATCAGCCTCACCGGCATTCAGGCATACGCGTCTGCAAAAGCCGCGCAGATCGGCCTCACGCGGCAACTCGCGCCTGAACCCGGCGAGTGGGGCATCACCGTGAACAACGTCGCGCCTCGCTTTGTGCGCAGCAACCCCACCACCGAGAAGCAATGGGAAAGTTACGGTGAGGATGGCGAACGGCGCCTGCTGCAGGACGTCGCCCTGAAACGCCTTGGCTCTCCCGAAGACATCGCGCACGCCGTGCTGTTCTTCGCGTCGGACTTCGCGGGTTGGGTGACCGAGCAGGTGCTCAGCGTGGACGGCGGGAAATGA
- a CDS encoding aldo/keto reductase, with protein sequence MTITQRNLGPSGLQVSLTGLGCNNFGGRLNLDQSREVVHAALDEGITLFDTADVYGNRGGSEEILGELLEGERERVVLATKFALPMNDEGTKQGASRRYILQALHASLKRLRTDHIDLYQLHRPDPHTPIEETLRALGDLIRQGMVRYIGCSNLPAWQVMDAHWTARSLGLEGFISCQDEYSLLVRDPQRELLPAMQHLGLGLLPYFPLASGLLTGKYQRGQPLPEGARLTTTPRLADRVLTDENWQTVENLRAFAEDRGHSLLDLAFSWLAANPQVSSIIAGATSAEQVRQNVRAASWTLTPEDLTEIQRITTPQPA encoded by the coding sequence ATGACCATCACGCAACGAAACCTCGGCCCGTCCGGCCTGCAAGTGTCACTGACCGGTCTCGGGTGCAACAACTTCGGTGGGCGCCTCAATCTCGACCAGTCACGCGAAGTCGTCCACGCCGCCCTCGACGAAGGCATCACCCTCTTCGACACTGCCGACGTGTACGGCAATCGCGGCGGCTCCGAAGAAATCCTCGGCGAGCTGCTCGAAGGCGAACGTGAACGCGTCGTCCTCGCCACCAAGTTTGCCCTCCCCATGAACGACGAGGGCACGAAACAAGGCGCTTCACGCCGCTACATTCTGCAGGCCCTGCACGCCAGCCTCAAACGCCTGCGCACCGACCACATCGATTTGTACCAGCTCCACCGGCCCGATCCGCACACCCCCATCGAGGAGACGCTGCGCGCCCTGGGTGACCTGATCCGCCAGGGCATGGTTCGGTACATCGGCTGCTCCAACCTCCCCGCCTGGCAGGTGATGGACGCCCACTGGACCGCCCGTTCCCTCGGCCTGGAGGGCTTCATCTCCTGCCAGGACGAATACAGTCTGCTCGTCCGCGATCCGCAGCGCGAACTCCTCCCCGCCATGCAACACCTCGGGCTCGGCCTCCTCCCCTACTTCCCTCTCGCGAGTGGCCTGCTCACCGGCAAGTACCAACGCGGGCAACCTCTCCCGGAAGGCGCCCGCCTCACTACCACTCCCCGCCTCGCCGACCGGGTCCTCACCGACGAGAACTGGCAGACCGTCGAGAACCTGCGCGCCTTCGCCGAGGACCGCGGGCATTCCCTGCTCGACCTCGCCTTCAGCTGGCTCGCCGCCAACCCCCAGGTGAGCAGCATCATCGCGGGTGCCACCAGCGCCGAACAGGTCC